One segment of Anatilimnocola aggregata DNA contains the following:
- a CDS encoding PQQ-binding-like beta-propeller repeat protein: MSIRLFASSLLAAFTLLTTVCPAADSWPTFRGSGRTAVSPEKSLLQEWPSAGPALAWEASGAGRGYSSLAIAGGKIYTLGDGPSTAEDKDEYLLCFNQADGKPLWKTKTGKAWTNGQENWQSSRSTPTVDGSSVYILTAHADLIACDANDGHELWRKNLKSDFGGKKGDNWGYSESVLIDGDRLICTPGGSSATMVALDKKTGETIWKSPLADDRGAGHASIVIAEIGGTKVYVQTTASGALGARASDGEKLWHYPIDKTTAVIPTPIVRGDLVFFAAGYKRGGALLKQKAVGDGKVEVEEIFPINSALANKHGGIVLVGEYLYGDSDDQGIPWCADLMTGEIKWKKRGSGKKSASFVAADDRLYIRFADGTMVLAKATPEDYIEVSSFKIPGGGERPSWSHPVIVDGKLYLREQDKIFCYDISKKS, from the coding sequence ATGAGCATTCGCTTGTTCGCCAGCAGCCTCTTGGCTGCTTTCACTTTACTAACGACTGTTTGTCCCGCTGCTGATTCTTGGCCCACATTTCGCGGGTCGGGACGCACGGCTGTATCGCCGGAGAAGTCGCTGCTGCAAGAGTGGCCCAGTGCAGGGCCCGCGCTGGCCTGGGAAGCCAGCGGCGCTGGTCGTGGCTACTCGAGCCTGGCGATTGCCGGCGGCAAGATCTATACGCTCGGCGACGGTCCATCGACCGCCGAAGATAAGGACGAATATCTCCTTTGCTTTAATCAGGCCGATGGCAAGCCCTTGTGGAAGACCAAAACGGGCAAGGCCTGGACGAACGGCCAAGAGAATTGGCAAAGCTCGCGCAGCACACCGACCGTCGATGGCTCGTCGGTCTATATTCTCACTGCTCATGCCGATTTGATTGCCTGCGACGCGAACGACGGCCATGAACTGTGGCGGAAGAATCTCAAGAGCGACTTTGGCGGGAAGAAGGGAGACAACTGGGGCTATAGCGAATCGGTGCTGATCGACGGCGACCGCTTGATCTGCACACCCGGCGGCAGCAGCGCGACGATGGTCGCCCTCGATAAGAAAACCGGCGAGACGATTTGGAAGTCCCCCTTGGCCGACGATCGCGGAGCGGGGCACGCCTCGATTGTGATCGCCGAGATCGGTGGCACGAAGGTCTATGTGCAAACAACGGCTAGCGGTGCCTTGGGTGCGCGCGCCAGCGATGGCGAAAAGCTCTGGCACTACCCAATCGACAAAACAACTGCCGTCATTCCCACGCCAATCGTTCGCGGTGATCTCGTCTTCTTCGCCGCGGGATACAAGCGCGGTGGTGCTCTGCTCAAACAAAAAGCAGTCGGTGACGGGAAGGTAGAAGTCGAAGAGATCTTCCCGATCAATTCGGCCCTCGCCAACAAGCACGGCGGTATCGTTCTCGTCGGCGAATATCTGTACGGCGATTCCGACGATCAAGGAATTCCCTGGTGTGCCGACCTGATGACTGGCGAAATCAAGTGGAAGAAGCGGGGCAGCGGTAAGAAGTCGGCTTCGTTCGTAGCAGCCGATGACCGGCTCTACATTCGCTTTGCCGACGGCACGATGGTCTTGGCCAAGGCTACTCCCGAAGACTACATCGAAGTCAGCAGCTTTAAGATTCCCGGCGGCGGTGAGCGCCCCAGTTGGTCGCACCCCGTGATCGTCGATGGCAAACTCTACCTGCGCGAGCAGGACAAGATCTTCTGCTACGACATCAGCAAGAAGAGCTAA
- a CDS encoding FliM/FliN family flagellar motor switch protein, translating into MSSPLITAEIVTACRNGAGEAAEAWQRAFGEKCEFTLGEKADLLTLVAQDAWNHAGLAVVLNQAAGAYALLVADGEGALPGWIAAPDATGKSKLATLSQEFGMILLPEALMPTSDQTARLENLQEALLRCQATAAPEVLPLTIQFGSKSLPAVLIGVADHQLLLSAGAPAAAAPAISEPVFVPAAAVATPAGGRFANVLRAPAAPVSQDFEDGIPALPSYTRSLLKIKVPIVASLATTQLPVGRILEIGPGSIIQFDQSCEQPLSLAVGEHEFAVGEAVKVGEKFGLRITSMVMPSERFWSVRGQRE; encoded by the coding sequence ATGTCGTCGCCACTCATCACTGCCGAGATCGTTACGGCCTGTCGCAATGGCGCGGGCGAAGCTGCCGAAGCGTGGCAACGGGCCTTCGGCGAGAAGTGCGAATTCACGCTCGGTGAAAAAGCGGACCTGCTGACTCTCGTTGCTCAGGATGCCTGGAATCACGCGGGACTCGCGGTCGTGCTCAATCAGGCTGCCGGGGCTTATGCCCTGTTAGTGGCCGATGGCGAAGGCGCGCTGCCGGGGTGGATCGCCGCGCCAGATGCCACGGGCAAAAGCAAACTCGCCACGCTCTCGCAAGAGTTCGGCATGATCCTGCTTCCCGAAGCACTCATGCCCACTAGCGATCAAACGGCCCGCCTCGAGAACCTGCAAGAAGCGCTACTTCGTTGCCAGGCGACGGCAGCGCCCGAAGTTCTGCCGCTCACAATTCAATTCGGAAGCAAGAGCCTGCCCGCGGTCTTGATTGGCGTGGCCGATCATCAACTCCTCCTCTCTGCCGGAGCTCCGGCTGCAGCCGCTCCGGCAATCAGCGAACCGGTCTTTGTGCCCGCGGCTGCAGTGGCCACACCTGCGGGGGGACGTTTTGCCAATGTACTACGCGCGCCCGCAGCACCCGTTAGTCAGGATTTTGAAGACGGCATTCCGGCACTCCCTTCCTACACCCGCAGCTTGCTGAAGATTAAGGTGCCGATTGTGGCTTCACTGGCCACAACCCAGCTACCCGTCGGTCGGATTTTGGAAATCGGCCCGGGGTCGATCATTCAGTTCGATCAATCGTGCGAACAGCCGTTGTCGCTGGCTGTGGGCGAGCACGAGTTCGCGGTGGGCGAAGCAGTGAAGGTCGGCGAAAAGTTCGGCCTGCGAATTACTTCCATGGTCATGCCCTCTGAGCGCTTCTGGTCGGTTCGCGGCCAGCGGGAATAG
- a CDS encoding thioredoxin family protein, with translation MVVRTSLTSLVIFAAAIASAVAQDQMPWVEEFPQACQQASAEGKLVLLHFYSDDCPPCVKVEKNVFSRQDVAATVGKNYVPMKIHARKNPELATKYNVRQWPTDVFVTPSGQEVFRTVSPQTPLEYTNLMNSVAAQTGVGLGRNGNNLPPHQQIAANQAAPNQPGAIPGAPAPNGPWVMPAPRDAIAQVSAQANSQAQWVTNGASSAAQQYAQQTQQNVQQAQQNLQQSGQQSWQFAQAQAGAAVNQTTQALDQTYQATQQAAQQAAQATHDSTQAAANNAKEVLNRYTTPMTAPPAAVAGNPAGFAPWQPAAAPPQQPAVQPVSAQAYQPVSPTQTLAPNAVGTASPYESNPALAPPPAAALASGTYPIVMEGFCPVTLLSKKEWKKGQPEFGAVHRRRTFLFASAEAQQTFLADPDRYSPVMVGYDPVKFMQTGELIDGRATFGLTYRKQIYLFSDDASLKTFWQNPRQFTDGLRQAMTQNERGTTIR, from the coding sequence ATGGTCGTGCGAACTTCCCTCACTTCGCTTGTGATCTTCGCGGCAGCGATTGCTTCGGCAGTTGCCCAGGATCAGATGCCTTGGGTCGAAGAGTTTCCGCAGGCTTGCCAACAGGCAAGTGCCGAAGGGAAGCTCGTGCTGCTCCACTTCTATTCCGACGACTGCCCGCCCTGCGTCAAAGTCGAGAAGAACGTGTTCAGCCGGCAAGATGTCGCAGCAACCGTCGGCAAAAACTACGTGCCGATGAAGATTCATGCTCGCAAGAATCCGGAACTTGCCACCAAGTACAACGTGCGTCAGTGGCCGACCGATGTTTTCGTGACTCCAAGCGGCCAGGAAGTGTTTCGCACCGTCAGCCCACAGACCCCGCTCGAATACACCAACTTGATGAACAGCGTAGCTGCCCAGACCGGTGTTGGTCTTGGTCGCAATGGTAACAATCTGCCGCCGCACCAGCAGATCGCTGCCAATCAAGCTGCCCCGAATCAACCCGGAGCGATTCCTGGAGCCCCGGCCCCGAATGGTCCGTGGGTGATGCCTGCTCCGCGTGACGCCATTGCCCAGGTAAGCGCTCAAGCCAATTCGCAGGCTCAATGGGTGACGAACGGCGCTTCTTCGGCCGCTCAGCAATATGCGCAGCAAACTCAGCAGAACGTGCAACAAGCCCAGCAAAACCTGCAGCAGTCGGGCCAACAGTCGTGGCAATTTGCCCAGGCTCAAGCCGGCGCAGCGGTGAATCAAACGACTCAGGCCCTGGATCAAACCTATCAAGCCACGCAACAGGCTGCTCAACAAGCGGCCCAAGCGACGCACGATTCGACACAAGCCGCGGCCAACAACGCCAAAGAAGTATTGAACCGCTACACTACGCCGATGACGGCACCACCTGCCGCGGTCGCCGGCAATCCGGCTGGCTTTGCCCCGTGGCAACCCGCGGCTGCTCCGCCGCAACAGCCCGCCGTTCAACCTGTTTCGGCTCAGGCCTATCAGCCTGTCTCGCCAACCCAAACCTTGGCTCCGAATGCCGTCGGCACTGCTTCGCCTTACGAATCGAATCCCGCGCTCGCACCGCCCCCTGCCGCGGCCTTGGCCAGTGGCACCTATCCCATCGTGATGGAAGGCTTCTGCCCTGTCACGCTGCTTAGCAAGAAAGAATGGAAGAAGGGGCAGCCTGAGTTCGGCGCGGTCCATCGCCGTCGCACGTTCCTGTTCGCTTCGGCCGAAGCTCAGCAAACGTTCCTCGCCGACCCCGATCGCTACAGCCCCGTGATGGTCGGCTACGATCCCGTCAAGTTCATGCAAACCGGCGAACTGATCGACGGTCGCGCTACGTTCGGTCTGACCTATCGCAAGCAGATTTATCTCTTTAGCGACGATGCCTCGCTCAAGACCTTCTGGCAAAATCCTCGCCAGTTCACCGACGGCCTACGACAAGCCATGACGCAGAACGAACGGGGCACCACCATTCGCTAG